A window of Exiguobacterium sp. FSL W8-0210 genomic DNA:
TCGTGGAAAAAAAGTCGTACTCTATTTCTATCCGAAGGATTCAACGCCTGGTTGTACGACCGAGGCATGTGATTTCCGTGATGCGACGCAAGCGTTCGAAGAAAATAACACCGTCATTCTCGGTGTTTCTGCTGATAGTCAGAAACGGCATCAAAACTTTATCGCAAAATACGAATTACCGTTCCAATTGTTATCAGATATCGAGCATGAAGTGTGTGAGCAATATGGCGTCTGGCAACTGAAAAAGAACTACGGTAAGGAATATTTTGGAATTGTTCGTTCAACTTTCCTAATTGATGAGTCTGGTGAAATCGTCAAGGAATGGCGCAGTGTGAAAGTAAAAG
This region includes:
- the bcp gene encoding thioredoxin-dependent thiol peroxidase, coding for MQAPTFTLPNAQGEPISLEDYRGKKVVLYFYPKDSTPGCTTEACDFRDATQAFEENNTVILGVSADSQKRHQNFIAKYELPFQLLSDIEHEVCEQYGVWQLKKNYGKEYFGIVRSTFLIDESGEIVKEWRSVKVKDHVAEALQYVQEQK